The segment attggcgtgccgcccgcagccaatgatgttgccgaAGAGGCGGGCGTTGCAgtgtccctactgcgcatgccccagttGCGAGCGCTGATAGTCGGAGAgggaggtgattgacgtgtcccggggagccaaccgggatgcggcaaggggcgggtgctgcggtctccctactgcgcatgccccaatCGCGAGCTCTGATAGGCGGTGAAAGaagtgattgacgtgtcccgggaagccaaccgggatgcggcaaggggcgggtgctggggtctccctactgcgcatgcccaaaccgcgagcggtgataggtccgcggtgtctcggtgccggggccggggggggggggagaccgggagcgaacgggaacgggggtcggggcggctgcggagcgctcgctgcggccggcgcccgggcatcgggaggcgggcggctcagggccgcccttcgtgaggttccccggaggcggcagaagggcggaggggaaggaggcgaCAGCCGGGGACGTCCCGCCGCGGGGGTTTCCGGGGCGCGGCcgctgtcggtgcccgcggagccctgcgggacggcgggggagcgcgaggggaacggagcggcgaaagaagcagcaggtgagtgcggcagcggcgagggtgaccgtgccgttggaacggggggagcgggaggggccggcgcggcgcggaggcgttcggttccggtcccccccccccccccccgcccttacggccgcgctggcgaagctgctgggaggcgtgcggtccggagccgcgtctccctccggcgcagcgcccgtgcccggtgcggcagcccctccgggagcggcgcagcccccgtgggtcgcggggacggttacaagcagagctaaggcgcggttgtgggcgggctgggtggcgtggcgagcggggcgccgcttcggcgggagctcggggcgagccccggcgggttccgtgtcctgcgggcgcggctttcgcgccgcggctctctctgtgcgcttttttgtttggtcgcgtttgttttttggggtttttttggcgggattcccgcgaaacgcggcacgaccgctcgcccggggctgccgcggcgggtctcagtggcgccgtcctgtgggcaaagcgcggtactgcacccggccgccccaacgcggtgccgcggcgcgcctcggtgctgccgccctgtggcgaaacccgggtactgcagcgcacggccgggggcagagacgccgattgagccgcgggggttcgcggtcgggtctgtgcgtgccggtgtccgtccccccgacgggggtcaggtccccattggtgtgcaaacgacattCCTCCCTCGatgcctccttaaacgtttaatgacgtaaatGTTGTTCCTACTGACGTtctcggcgcggcttctttcctcagtggatctgtctggcagtcggtggcccacggttgctcggcaacagcagaagcggattgaagggaccggccgctggaggatgccgaagcctcccgggtcagcgatgggagcagctttgcgtaaagcgaggggtacgtgaagccgggcgtgcggtgccgaccgcccagcaggtaagggaagctaaagctttacctccagcgacttctgcccagaaagctgaagaaattgctctcgcgtgagctttAGAGttaggcaaagagaagaagattagtagctgcactgattctaagcaggtttcttgaatgGTGCAGGCCCTTGAAGgcatttgaaaagaataaagtgtattaacggcacaagggaggcagattaaacgtgatgctccagttgctggaagctgtgctgttgctaggagagttgccgtcatgcgttgcaacgggcctcagaagggaaacgctgatcaggaaactggcaataaattggcaggcgccgctgtaaaaccagccaccgaaaggacagagaccggtacagaagccgcgtctctgagcccaggtggccgtgtcctccagccaacgtcaggaaactgtaacaaagagggtaagcaattaataggagatctatagcccgatcagaattagggtccaaaggagctttgttttcctcagggAGCCCCCCGACtttcgggggcttgtgggacgagcgccgtgaagccgcccgtgtggccgagcgtcccgatcgcggcgctgagcgttagacagacttgagccgcgtgccgaaattgttttgttttggagagcgcgggataaacttggagcacaacttgtgagggcggtacgtcgtgggcaggttttagtattgcctgtggagtgccgctagaagcgttcgtagttcttgcttgtctctgttacaagatgagccgtggcgtcctgcgtgacgcgtaacgggaggacggcgcggtagcggtgctctgcaaaagagcccgttgggggtattttagctcgcgggaaagggattggggaaccacctggtggtaatgcgaggagagcagccctggcgaaATCTGAGGAGCAGAGGCcattgtataaattggacaaggaaggaaaggctgcgggcaaagcgcggtgctgcacccggccgccccaacgcggaactctaatgtggaattcctgtgtttcagagggggagctgtgcaggaggagaaatttctccctgtccgttgcagagaaaacagaacaatcccacatcaaagctgtcctagagaagtacttgctgtttgtcattccggttctagagcagccccatgtgctgttaaaggttgtggtggtgcgggtcagggatccccaggctgtgccgagaccgcaggacggctgctggtagaacaaagtcaaggacaacttctcagagtaagagcctctctatttgttctcctcgggacacatccctttgcctctggacccctcacaagctcactcgccaccttgttccctcagaaacccgtttcctcccagttcctctgcgattgccctgcctgcctttgggtccctgcaggctcgttggtggcatcatggtgcctgtttgaccttttgccccattaaattcccctcttttctctcttcccctcaaaacttccccagttgctcttgtCACACCCCAGAGGCCCCATTTTtccctcttgtctcctctcaggaccccccatctgttggcccctgtcgagggtttagattgcagggtgacagtaaaaccctggcagatgtattgttaaccccgtctcccccccacttcccccttttgcccctccctctccccacttcccactcaggacaggcgatccggagggaaagaaggacagagagaagagagttggaaaaactggcaatgttttactaatgctatattaagagtagagaaaataatacaaaaccaatcctgaaagtctcagcaactgcagagccagcacctgaagtcctggactggactctgcagccaaccggagctggattcagtctctcagtaggcctcagtttgcagggacgactagcaaggtcctctcctaatgtcaccataagcagaagggacgaaaaggggcaaagaggacaagatcctcatgatctgccacttctatatgaagtattcatgtgaaggggatgttatacacggttggtcagtttgttggtcacctgtttcttgttgctcctcttgcaagatgtgaatctgtccttatcaacaagtaagcattccattgcattgtttaccaaaacatgtatctggttctccaggaaaatgcagctaatatgaagctttagctgacaggcaaattcactgaaagagaaacttgttttttaatgaaaccaggacagcccccaCCCCAA is part of the Columba livia isolate bColLiv1 breed racing homer chromosome 18, bColLiv1.pat.W.v2, whole genome shotgun sequence genome and harbors:
- the LOC135575670 gene encoding AT-rich interactive domain-containing protein 1B-like, with amino-acid sequence MRQGAGAGVSLLRMPKPRAVIGPRCLGAGAGGGGRPGANGNGGRGGCGALAAAGARASGGGRLRAALREVPRRRQKGGGEGGDSRGRPAAGVSGARPLSVPAEPCGTAGEREGNGAAKEAAVDLSGSRWPTVARQQQKRIEGTGRWRMPKPPGSAMGAALRKAREGELCRRRNFSLSVAEKTEQSHIKAVLEKYLLFVIPVLEQPHVLLKVVVVRVRDPQAVPRPQDGCW